Proteins encoded in a region of the Gemmatimonadaceae bacterium genome:
- a CDS encoding NAD-dependent epimerase/dehydratase family protein: MRIVVIGATGHIGTWLVPRLVCAGHDVVAVSRGERLPYQPAGEWQAVAHCRLDRTVAEREGSFGTAIATLRGDVVVDLLCFTPSSATRLIDALRGRVGLFVHCGTLWVHGNPRTRPYDETALREPFGEYGIQKAAIERLLLEAAASGFPATILHPGHITGPGWWPINPAGHLDESVFAALAAGEMVTLPDDGLATLQHVHADDVAQAFACAVAQPDAAVGEAFHVAAAQPVTMRAYAEAAAGWFGQTARLDFLPWEAWQETVSARSAAITRDHILHAPHASIEKACRRLGFAPRYSALEAAREAVATMYPGRLQP, translated from the coding sequence GTGCGCATTGTCGTCATCGGAGCGACCGGACACATCGGGACGTGGCTCGTGCCACGACTGGTCTGCGCGGGACACGACGTCGTGGCCGTGTCCCGCGGCGAGCGCCTGCCGTATCAGCCCGCCGGGGAGTGGCAGGCGGTGGCGCATTGCCGCCTCGATCGTACCGTCGCCGAGCGTGAAGGATCGTTCGGCACGGCGATTGCCACACTACGGGGTGATGTCGTGGTTGATCTGCTTTGCTTCACCCCGTCGTCCGCCACACGGCTGATCGACGCACTGCGGGGCCGCGTCGGACTCTTCGTGCATTGCGGGACGCTGTGGGTGCACGGCAATCCGCGCACGCGACCGTATGACGAGACGGCGCTGCGCGAGCCCTTCGGCGAGTATGGCATCCAGAAAGCGGCAATCGAGCGCCTGCTGCTCGAGGCCGCCGCGAGTGGATTTCCGGCCACGATCCTGCACCCCGGTCACATCACGGGTCCCGGCTGGTGGCCCATCAATCCGGCGGGTCATCTCGACGAAAGCGTCTTCGCGGCGCTGGCGGCGGGGGAAATGGTCACGCTGCCCGACGATGGCCTGGCGACCCTGCAGCACGTGCACGCGGACGACGTGGCCCAGGCGTTTGCCTGCGCTGTGGCGCAGCCAGACGCCGCCGTTGGCGAGGCCTTTCACGTGGCGGCGGCGCAGCCGGTGACGATGCGCGCCTATGCGGAAGCGGCCGCGGGGTGGTTTGGGCAAACCGCGCGGCTGGACTTCTTGCCGTGGGAGGCCTGGCAGGAGACCGTGAGTGCTCGCAGCGCCGCGATCACGCGGGACCACATCCTGCACGCACCGCACGCGAGCATCGAGAAGGCGTGCCGACGGCTCGGTTTCGCGCCGCGCTACAGCGCGCTCGAGGCGGCACGCGAGGCAGTCGCCACGATGTACCCCGGCCGACTGCAGCCCTGA